A DNA window from Streptomyces sp. 71268 contains the following coding sequences:
- a CDS encoding amidohydrolase, with product MSTMPVGGLVPHAVDNATDLVVRNAKIHTGDPGRPYAEALAIRDGLITVVGDDRDVAGHIGPGTKVVDALGRRVVPGLNDSHLHVIRGGLNYVLELRWDGVRSLRQGLAMLREQAARTPKGQWVRVVGGWSAEQFAERRLPTVAELNAAAPDTPVFVLHLYQSAVLNRAALKAAGFTKDTPDPKGGQIVRGRGGEPTGMLLAAPSALILYSTLAKAPVLRSEEEKKTSTRHFLRELNRFGLTSAIDAAGGFQNFPDNYATVIELAKAGQLSLRIAYHLFPQTPGQEIDDLTRWVETARPGDGDAWLRLNGAGENLTWSAADFENFAEPRPELAPDYESEFEKAVRLLMENGWGFRLHATYDETIRRDLAVFEKLAAEGLFPAGNRWLFDHAETASADSLDRIAALGGAMSVQNRLSFQGEAFLRRYGPGAAADAPPIRAMLDRGLTVGAGTDATRVSSYNPWVALHWLFSGRSVGDLALRPPANRVDRGTALAMFTRAGAALTGEDEVKGVLRPGCYADLAVLSEDFFSVPEPDIAHIESLLTVAGGRIVYAAAEYEGLDEELPPVSPAWSPVAHFGGYLASRRTARSGADQAEALGQVVAESERHRQWRVARGLAPDTASTPFDPCFDL from the coding sequence ATGTCAACAATGCCCGTCGGCGGGCTGGTTCCGCATGCCGTCGACAATGCCACGGACCTCGTCGTCCGCAACGCGAAGATCCACACGGGAGACCCGGGCCGCCCGTACGCCGAGGCGCTGGCCATCCGCGACGGCCTCATCACGGTCGTCGGTGACGACAGGGACGTGGCCGGACACATCGGCCCGGGCACCAAGGTGGTCGACGCGCTCGGGCGGCGGGTGGTCCCGGGCCTCAACGACTCCCACCTGCATGTGATCAGAGGGGGCCTGAACTACGTACTGGAGCTGCGCTGGGACGGTGTGCGTAGCCTGCGTCAGGGGTTGGCGATGCTGCGTGAGCAGGCCGCTCGCACCCCGAAGGGCCAGTGGGTGCGGGTGGTGGGAGGCTGGTCGGCGGAGCAGTTCGCCGAGCGTCGGCTGCCGACCGTCGCCGAGCTGAACGCCGCCGCCCCGGACACGCCGGTGTTCGTCCTGCACCTGTACCAGTCGGCCGTGTTGAACCGGGCGGCGCTGAAGGCCGCCGGCTTCACCAAGGACACGCCCGACCCCAAGGGAGGGCAGATCGTGCGGGGCCGGGGCGGGGAGCCCACCGGCATGCTGCTGGCCGCGCCCAGCGCCCTCATCCTCTACTCGACCCTGGCCAAGGCGCCGGTGTTGCGGAGTGAGGAGGAGAAGAAGACCTCCACGCGGCATTTCCTGCGCGAGCTGAACAGGTTCGGGCTCACCTCGGCGATCGACGCCGCCGGCGGATTCCAGAACTTCCCCGACAACTACGCCACCGTCATCGAACTCGCCAAGGCCGGCCAGCTCTCGCTGCGTATCGCCTACCACCTCTTTCCGCAGACTCCGGGGCAGGAGATCGACGATCTCACCCGCTGGGTCGAAACGGCCCGCCCCGGCGACGGGGACGCATGGCTGCGGCTGAACGGCGCGGGTGAGAACCTCACCTGGTCGGCTGCCGATTTCGAGAACTTCGCCGAGCCGCGTCCGGAACTCGCCCCGGACTACGAGTCGGAGTTCGAGAAGGCGGTGCGCCTGCTCATGGAGAACGGGTGGGGGTTCCGGCTGCACGCCACCTACGACGAGACCATCCGCCGTGACCTCGCGGTGTTCGAGAAGCTCGCCGCGGAAGGGCTCTTCCCGGCTGGGAACCGGTGGCTGTTCGACCACGCGGAGACCGCCTCCGCGGACAGCCTCGACCGTATCGCCGCGCTCGGCGGGGCGATGTCCGTGCAGAACCGACTGTCCTTCCAGGGCGAAGCGTTCCTGCGGCGTTACGGCCCCGGCGCCGCCGCGGACGCCCCGCCGATTCGCGCCATGCTGGACCGTGGCCTGACCGTGGGCGCCGGCACCGACGCGACCCGGGTCTCCTCCTACAACCCCTGGGTCGCCCTGCACTGGCTCTTCAGCGGTCGCTCGGTCGGCGACCTGGCGCTGCGCCCGCCGGCGAACCGCGTCGACCGGGGGACCGCGCTGGCGATGTTCACGCGCGCCGGCGCCGCGCTGACCGGCGAGGACGAGGTCAAGGGCGTCCTCAGGCCGGGCTGTTACGCGGACCTGGCGGTGCTGTCCGAGGACTTCTTCAGCGTGCCCGAGCCGGACATCGCGCACATCGAGTCGCTGCTGACGGTGGCCGGTGGCCGCATCGTGTACGCCGCCGCCGAGTACGAGGGACTCGACGAGGAACTGCCACCCGTCAGCCCCGCGTGGAGCCCCGTGGCGCACTTCGGCGGTTACCTGGCCTCCCGCCGGACGGCCCGCTCCGGCGCCGACCAGGCGGAGGCACTCGGCCAGGTCGTCGCCGAGTCGGAGCGGCACCGCCAGTGGCGCGTCGCGCGCGGCCTGGCTCCCGACACCGCGAGCACCCCCTTCGATCCCTGCTTCGACCTGTGA
- a CDS encoding hydrolase, with protein sequence MVNISEVTAAPSPDLLTPDNCAVLFIDHQPQMFFGTGSGDRTAILNSTVGLAKSAKVFDVPVVLSTVAAESFSGPLMPRLAEVFPEQQIVDRTTMNAWEDENFVEAVKATGRKKLVIAGLWTEVCVVLPALSAIAQGYEVYVVTDASGGVSPQAHEHAVQRVIQAGAVPVTWVQVLLELQRDWARTETYAAVGDVVKEHGGTYGLGMVYAQAIIGAHAAG encoded by the coding sequence ATGGTCAACATCTCCGAGGTCACCGCTGCCCCCAGCCCCGACCTGCTCACCCCGGACAACTGCGCGGTGCTCTTCATCGACCACCAGCCGCAGATGTTCTTCGGCACCGGCAGCGGCGACCGCACCGCCATCCTCAACTCCACCGTGGGCCTGGCGAAGTCCGCGAAGGTGTTCGACGTGCCGGTCGTGCTGAGCACCGTGGCCGCCGAGTCCTTCTCCGGCCCGCTCATGCCGCGGCTGGCCGAGGTCTTCCCCGAGCAGCAGATCGTGGACCGCACCACGATGAACGCCTGGGAGGACGAGAACTTCGTCGAGGCGGTCAAGGCGACCGGCCGTAAGAAGCTGGTCATCGCGGGTCTGTGGACCGAGGTCTGCGTCGTGCTGCCCGCACTGTCCGCCATCGCCCAGGGCTACGAGGTCTACGTCGTCACCGACGCGTCCGGTGGGGTCAGCCCGCAGGCCCACGAGCACGCCGTCCAGCGCGTGATCCAGGCCGGGGCCGTCCCGGTCACCTGGGTGCAGGTGCTGCTGGAGCTCCAGCGTGACTGGGCCCGCACGGAGACCTACGCCGCCGTGGGCGACGTGGTCAAGGAGCACGGCGGCACCTACGGGCTCGGGATGGTGTACGCGCAGGCCATCATCGGCGCCCACGCCGCCGGTTGA
- a CDS encoding DoxX family protein, whose product MDAGLLVLRLVVGLLIAGHGVQKVSFRLGGNGLAGGTEEFRHDGFRGGRLTAVVAGASQIGSGLFLAAGLLTPMAAMAAMGVMTVAGTVKWPKGLWVQNDGYEYPLVLVAASAALALTGPGRWSVDHALTVTPWPVWVCVAAVIVGPVSGLLTRVVLHRPTLAGQGTRYAKAAD is encoded by the coding sequence ATGGACGCTGGACTGTTGGTCCTCCGGCTGGTGGTGGGGCTGCTCATCGCCGGGCACGGGGTGCAGAAGGTGAGCTTCCGGCTCGGAGGCAACGGCCTCGCGGGCGGGACCGAGGAGTTCCGCCACGACGGGTTCCGCGGCGGCCGACTGACCGCCGTCGTCGCGGGAGCCAGCCAGATCGGTTCCGGCCTGTTCCTGGCCGCCGGCCTGCTCACGCCCATGGCGGCGATGGCCGCCATGGGCGTGATGACGGTCGCTGGCACCGTCAAGTGGCCCAAGGGGCTGTGGGTGCAGAACGACGGCTACGAATACCCCCTGGTCCTGGTCGCGGCCTCCGCCGCGCTGGCCCTCACCGGGCCTGGGCGATGGTCCGTGGACCACGCGCTGACCGTCACTCCGTGGCCGGTGTGGGTCTGCGTCGCCGCGGTCATCGTGGGGCCGGTCAGCGGCCTGCTCACCCGGGTGGTGCTGCACCGGCCCACCCTCGCGGGCCAGGGGACGCGGTACGCGAAGGCCGCTGACTGA
- a CDS encoding MFS transporter — translation MSPVPPSPPTQPPRSDSAWAPLAARLFRALWIAQLVSNIGSWMQMIGAQWLLIGHDAALVTLVQTASSLPVVLLALPSGVVADRYERRGVLLAAQFAMLAVSGTLTVLAFADALTPTPLLLLTFLLGCGTALMGPAWQAIQPELVERHQLGQAAALGGVNMNLARALGPALGGVVVAAAGAGWVFAFNTASYLGIAAVLLLWRRPKTVAPATGGEKLLTALDAGRRYVWYAPGIRRVLLRVVLFVPGGAALWALLPLVASRSLHLGSGGYGLLLGAVGVGAVAGAFALPHTNRVLGANGTLGGGALVFAGVLVVLVAVRDTWLVAVALLFAGVAWIGVLSTLNAAMQTRLPGWVSARGLAVYLLVFQGGQGLAAPLWGALAARLGLAVPLLAGSGLLLVSALSLRRWPLYGAEGVDPSPSAHWPVPPLVFEPGPTTGPVLVTVSYRVAPGDVTAFSDRMEHVARSRRRTGALTWGLYQDGQDPGHFIENYLVASWAEHLAQHSDRLTLTDRRHEERARRLLVPGTRPEVTHAFDASSGPVVPGEGVTPYPGLRGTVEGHHQQATNQLEKGDDAR, via the coding sequence ATGAGCCCCGTACCTCCCTCCCCGCCTACACAGCCGCCAAGGTCGGACTCGGCATGGGCGCCGCTCGCGGCACGCCTCTTCCGGGCGCTGTGGATCGCCCAGTTGGTCTCCAACATCGGTAGCTGGATGCAGATGATCGGGGCGCAGTGGCTGCTGATCGGGCACGACGCGGCACTGGTGACGCTGGTCCAGACGGCCTCCAGCCTGCCCGTCGTGCTCCTGGCCCTGCCCTCGGGCGTGGTCGCCGACCGCTACGAGCGTCGGGGCGTGCTCCTGGCCGCGCAGTTCGCCATGCTCGCGGTCTCCGGCACGCTGACGGTGCTGGCGTTCGCGGACGCCCTCACCCCGACGCCGCTGCTCCTCCTCACCTTCCTGCTGGGGTGCGGCACCGCCCTGATGGGCCCGGCCTGGCAGGCGATCCAGCCGGAGCTGGTGGAACGCCACCAGCTCGGCCAGGCCGCCGCGCTCGGCGGCGTGAACATGAACCTGGCCCGCGCCCTCGGGCCGGCCCTTGGCGGAGTGGTCGTGGCCGCGGCGGGCGCCGGGTGGGTCTTCGCCTTCAACACAGCCTCCTATCTCGGCATCGCCGCCGTCCTGCTGCTCTGGCGACGCCCCAAGACGGTCGCCCCCGCGACGGGAGGGGAGAAGCTGCTGACCGCCCTCGACGCGGGCCGCCGCTACGTGTGGTACGCGCCGGGCATCCGCCGGGTCCTCCTGCGCGTGGTCCTGTTCGTCCCCGGTGGCGCCGCCCTGTGGGCGTTGCTGCCGCTGGTCGCGAGCCGCTCCCTGCACCTGGGCTCCGGAGGCTACGGACTGCTGCTGGGTGCCGTCGGCGTCGGAGCGGTCGCGGGCGCCTTCGCGCTGCCCCACACGAACCGGGTGCTCGGCGCCAACGGCACCCTGGGCGGCGGGGCCCTGGTCTTCGCGGGCGTCCTGGTGGTACTGGTCGCCGTACGCGACACCTGGCTGGTGGCGGTGGCGCTGCTGTTCGCGGGTGTGGCGTGGATCGGTGTGCTGTCCACCCTCAACGCGGCCATGCAGACGCGGCTTCCCGGCTGGGTCAGTGCCCGCGGGCTCGCCGTCTACCTCCTCGTCTTCCAGGGTGGCCAGGGGCTGGCGGCGCCGCTGTGGGGTGCCCTCGCCGCGCGGCTGGGGCTTGCCGTGCCGCTGCTGGCCGGTAGTGGGTTGCTGCTCGTCAGCGCCCTCAGCCTGCGCCGCTGGCCGCTGTACGGGGCGGAGGGGGTCGACCCCTCCCCCTCCGCGCACTGGCCGGTCCCACCCCTGGTGTTCGAGCCGGGACCGACCACCGGCCCCGTGCTCGTCACCGTCTCCTACCGCGTAGCCCCGGGAGACGTGACCGCCTTCAGCGACCGGATGGAGCACGTCGCCCGCTCCCGGCGGCGCACCGGAGCCCTTACCTGGGGCCTGTACCAGGACGGACAGGACCCCGGGCACTTCATCGAGAACTACCTCGTCGCCTCCTGGGCCGAGCACCTCGCCCAGCACAGTGACAGACTCACCCTCACCGACCGCCGACACGAGGAGCGGGCACGCCGTCTCCTCGTCCCGGGCACCCGGCCAGAAGTCACCCATGCCTTCGACGCGTCCTCGGGCCCCGTCGTTCCGGGGGAGGGTGTGACCCCGTACCCGGGCCTCCGTGGCACGGTGGAGGGTCACCACCAGCAGGCGACGAACCAGTTGGAGAAAGGAGACGATGCCCGGTGA
- a CDS encoding pirin family protein, with protein MSNVETEQSEQHGGAPVAGERSTRAPHVDVLAPRDVPLGGPRAMRVRRTLPQRARTLIGAWCFADHYGPDDVADTGGMDVAPHPHTGLQTVSWLFSGEIEHRDSLGSHALVRPGELNLMTGGYGISHSEVSTARATILHGVQLWVALPERHRHTERDFQHHVPEPVRIAGAEVRVFLGSLAGDVSPVATFTPLLGAEIVLWPGATVTLAVEPGFEHGLLVDTGPVRMADTLLRPAELGYAGPGTDTLTLTNASDGPARTVLLGGTPFEERIVMWWNFIGRSHEDIVRAREDWRNASDRFGTVEGYDGDRLPAPALPNAVIAPRGNPPRR; from the coding sequence GTGAGCAACGTCGAAACAGAGCAGAGCGAGCAACACGGCGGAGCGCCGGTCGCGGGCGAACGGAGCACGCGGGCCCCGCACGTCGACGTACTCGCCCCACGCGACGTCCCTCTCGGTGGCCCACGGGCGATGCGGGTACGGCGCACGCTGCCGCAGCGCGCCCGGACCCTGATCGGCGCCTGGTGCTTCGCCGACCACTACGGCCCCGACGATGTCGCCGACACGGGCGGCATGGACGTCGCCCCGCACCCGCACACCGGACTACAGACGGTGAGCTGGTTGTTCAGCGGCGAGATCGAGCACCGCGACAGTCTCGGCAGCCACGCGCTCGTACGACCGGGCGAGCTGAACCTGATGACGGGCGGGTACGGCATCAGCCACTCGGAGGTCTCGACCGCGCGCGCCACGATCCTGCACGGCGTGCAGCTGTGGGTGGCGCTGCCCGAACGACACAGACACACCGAACGCGACTTCCAGCACCACGTGCCCGAGCCGGTGCGGATCGCCGGGGCCGAGGTGCGGGTGTTCCTGGGCTCCCTCGCCGGGGACGTGTCCCCCGTGGCGACGTTCACCCCCCTGCTCGGTGCGGAGATCGTCCTGTGGCCCGGGGCGACCGTCACGCTCGCCGTCGAGCCCGGCTTCGAGCACGGCCTGCTGGTCGACACGGGCCCGGTCCGGATGGCCGACACGCTGCTGCGACCGGCGGAACTGGGGTACGCCGGCCCGGGAACAGACACCCTGACGTTGACCAACGCATCGGACGGCCCGGCCCGGACCGTCCTGCTCGGCGGGACACCGTTCGAGGAGCGGATCGTCATGTGGTGGAACTTCATCGGCCGTAGCCACGAGGACATCGTGCGGGCCCGGGAGGACTGGCGGAACGCCTCCGACCGGTTCGGCACGGTCGAGGGCTACGACGGTGACCGCCTCCCCGCCCCGGCCCTGCCGAACGCCGTCATCGCACCGCGCGGAAACCCCCCGCGCCGCTGA
- a CDS encoding GNAT family N-acetyltransferase has protein sequence MTQPSAAPTVERVDERHRYVILVDGKRAGLTAYRDRGEQRVFFHTEIDEAFAGQGLAARLIQEALTDVRASGKRVVPVCPYVAKYLTRHEECDDITDPVTPEVQEWLESELRSRPRPPA, from the coding sequence ATGACCCAGCCTTCCGCCGCCCCCACCGTCGAGCGAGTGGACGAGCGGCACCGATACGTCATCCTCGTCGACGGGAAACGCGCCGGTCTGACCGCCTACCGCGACCGCGGTGAGCAGCGTGTCTTCTTCCACACGGAGATCGACGAGGCGTTCGCCGGCCAGGGTCTGGCCGCGCGGCTGATCCAGGAGGCACTCACCGACGTACGCGCGTCAGGCAAGCGCGTCGTGCCGGTCTGCCCCTACGTGGCCAAGTACCTGACCCGGCACGAGGAGTGCGACGACATCACCGACCCGGTCACCCCGGAGGTCCAGGAATGGCTGGAGAGCGAGTTGAGGTCACGGCCGAGGCCCCCGGCATAA
- a CDS encoding carbohydrate ABC transporter permease, with product MKRAPSRGWPSTIIGVLLLAVMLFPVYWMVNASLQPAGNTLRGGWFPLHPDFSGYATALRDQGTNLVTSLVVALGSVALSLGLAAPAAYALAHFPLRGTDLVLFGVLVTQMVPGIAVANALYGSYNDLGLLNSHLGLILADSTAGVPFAILVLRSFMRSIPKEIIEAARVDGAGNWRAFRSVVLPVSANALITAGVFTFLFTWSDFLFALTLTTTETVRPITLGIYEYIGAHTNRWNAVMATSVLASAPAAVLLAVAQRYVATGTTSGAVR from the coding sequence GTGAAGCGCGCACCGAGCCGTGGCTGGCCGTCCACGATCATCGGCGTCCTGCTGCTCGCGGTGATGCTGTTTCCCGTCTACTGGATGGTGAACGCCTCCCTGCAACCGGCGGGGAACACCCTGCGGGGAGGCTGGTTCCCCCTCCACCCGGACTTCAGCGGTTACGCCACCGCGCTGCGCGACCAAGGCACCAACCTCGTCACCAGCCTGGTGGTGGCGCTGGGCAGCGTGGCCCTCAGCCTCGGCCTGGCCGCGCCGGCGGCCTACGCGCTGGCTCACTTCCCCCTACGAGGTACCGACCTCGTCCTCTTCGGCGTCCTGGTCACCCAGATGGTGCCAGGCATCGCCGTGGCGAACGCGCTCTACGGCTCCTACAACGACCTGGGGCTGCTGAACTCCCACCTCGGGCTGATCCTCGCCGACTCGACCGCGGGGGTCCCCTTCGCGATCCTCGTCCTGCGTTCGTTCATGCGGAGCATCCCCAAGGAGATCATCGAGGCCGCGCGGGTGGACGGTGCGGGCAACTGGCGTGCGTTCCGCTCCGTGGTGCTCCCGGTCAGCGCCAACGCGTTGATCACGGCCGGCGTCTTCACCTTCCTCTTCACGTGGAGCGACTTCCTCTTCGCCCTCACGCTGACCACCACGGAGACGGTGCGGCCGATCACCCTGGGCATCTACGAGTACATCGGCGCGCACACGAACCGGTGGAACGCCGTCATGGCCACCTCGGTTCTGGCGTCCGCCCCGGCAGCCGTGCTGCTCGCCGTCGCTCAGCGCTATGTCGCCACCGGGACCACCAGCGGAGCCGTCAGGTGA
- a CDS encoding sugar ABC transporter permease, whose protein sequence is MFVVPAGTYLLLFFGYPSVKNVVMSFQQYTTTTFYTGAAPFVGLRNYATVLSSELFSQALVTTALFAAGSIIGQFVLGLAMALFFQRRFPLNGVLRSLLMLPWLLPLVASATTWKWMLDTDSGVVNDALGGLHLVSSGVPWLTGTSEALVSVILVNIWVGVPFNTAILYGGLRDIPPHLYEAAKLDGAGPVASFRHVTWPLLRPVVGVVLVLGVVYTLKVLDIILVVTGGGPANATQTLATQSYELSFQQFDFGRGAAMSNVLIVLSLVFALVYLRAHRRALHA, encoded by the coding sequence ATGTTCGTCGTGCCCGCTGGGACGTACCTGCTGCTGTTCTTCGGTTACCCGAGCGTCAAGAACGTCGTGATGAGCTTCCAGCAGTACACGACCACGACCTTCTACACCGGTGCCGCGCCGTTCGTGGGACTGCGGAACTACGCGACGGTCCTGTCGTCGGAGCTGTTCTCCCAGGCGCTGGTGACGACGGCCCTGTTCGCGGCCGGTTCGATCATCGGGCAGTTCGTGCTCGGCCTGGCCATGGCCCTCTTCTTCCAGCGCCGCTTTCCGCTCAACGGCGTTCTGCGGTCGCTCCTGATGTTGCCGTGGCTGCTGCCGCTGGTCGCCTCCGCCACGACGTGGAAGTGGATGCTCGACACCGACTCGGGAGTCGTCAACGACGCACTGGGCGGACTCCACCTCGTCTCGTCCGGCGTCCCCTGGCTCACCGGCACCTCCGAGGCGCTGGTGTCGGTGATCCTCGTCAACATCTGGGTGGGCGTGCCCTTCAACACCGCGATCCTGTACGGCGGTCTGCGGGACATCCCGCCCCACCTGTACGAGGCGGCGAAGCTGGACGGCGCCGGCCCGGTGGCGTCGTTCCGCCACGTCACCTGGCCACTGCTGCGCCCTGTGGTCGGCGTCGTGCTGGTGCTGGGCGTGGTCTACACGCTCAAGGTGCTGGACATCATCCTCGTGGTGACGGGCGGAGGGCCGGCCAACGCCACGCAGACCCTCGCCACCCAGTCCTACGAACTGTCCTTCCAACAGTTCGACTTCGGACGCGGCGCCGCGATGAGCAACGTGCTCATCGTCCTGTCGCTCGTCTTCGCCCTCGTCTACCTGCGCGCCCACCGGCGCGCCCTGCACGCCTGA
- a CDS encoding sugar ABC transporter substrate-binding protein yields the protein MIFPVRPPARRLTALLATVALALAASGCGDGTGNGSATGKVTSITALDYYTDEVEHAQWSERLSECGRTVGVKVEHSSVPGPSLVPKVLRQASSRTLPDLLMLDNADLQQIARTGALTPLDQYGVDSSGFAEGILSAGTYEGKVYGLAPTVSTVALVYNKDMLAEAGVAVPRTWEQLRAAAAKLTRPGRYGMAVDANATFEGSWQFLPFLWSNGGDERRLDTPQAAQALQLWADLVESGSMSRSVLNWNQADLHDQFVAGKTAMMINGPWRIPAMNEAENLRWGVAPVPVPRAGQAPVTPLGGEVWTVPRSASAAKREKAARVVACLNDSANMLAQAEQRFTVPSRAVVAARYAQRVPSMAAFVESVEKARSRTGELGVRWPRAATGIYTAVQLALTGEQTPREALKRAQRIATSS from the coding sequence ATGATCTTTCCGGTCAGACCGCCGGCACGGCGGCTCACCGCCCTCCTCGCAACCGTCGCCTTGGCCCTGGCCGCCAGCGGATGCGGTGACGGAACAGGTAACGGGTCCGCCACGGGCAAGGTCACATCCATCACCGCACTCGACTACTACACCGACGAAGTCGAACACGCCCAGTGGAGCGAGCGGCTCAGCGAGTGCGGCAGGACCGTCGGCGTGAAGGTCGAGCACTCAAGCGTTCCCGGGCCGTCGCTCGTCCCCAAGGTCCTGCGACAGGCGTCGTCCCGTACGCTCCCCGACCTGCTGATGCTGGACAACGCGGACCTGCAGCAGATCGCGCGGACCGGCGCGCTGACCCCACTGGACCAGTACGGCGTCGACTCCAGCGGCTTCGCCGAGGGCATCCTCTCGGCCGGCACGTACGAGGGGAAGGTGTACGGGCTGGCGCCCACGGTCAGCACGGTCGCGCTCGTCTACAACAAGGACATGCTCGCCGAGGCCGGTGTCGCGGTGCCCAGAACCTGGGAGCAGCTCAGGGCGGCGGCGGCCAAGCTGACCCGCCCTGGTCGCTACGGCATGGCGGTCGACGCGAACGCCACCTTCGAGGGGAGCTGGCAGTTCCTGCCCTTCCTGTGGTCCAACGGCGGGGACGAGCGACGCCTGGACACCCCGCAGGCCGCGCAGGCACTCCAGCTGTGGGCCGACCTGGTCGAGAGCGGATCGATGTCGAGGTCGGTGCTGAACTGGAACCAGGCCGACCTCCACGACCAGTTCGTCGCCGGCAAGACAGCCATGATGATCAACGGTCCCTGGCGCATCCCGGCCATGAACGAGGCCGAGAACCTGCGCTGGGGGGTGGCCCCCGTGCCCGTTCCCCGGGCGGGGCAGGCCCCTGTCACCCCGCTCGGCGGCGAGGTGTGGACCGTTCCGCGGAGCGCCTCCGCGGCGAAGCGGGAGAAGGCGGCGCGGGTGGTCGCCTGTCTGAACGACTCCGCGAACATGCTCGCCCAGGCCGAGCAGAGGTTCACCGTGCCGTCCCGTGCCGTGGTGGCCGCCCGGTACGCCCAGCGGGTCCCGTCGATGGCGGCCTTCGTCGAGAGCGTCGAGAAAGCCCGGTCCCGTACCGGCGAACTGGGCGTCAGGTGGCCCAGGGCGGCGACCGGTATCTACACCGCCGTCCAGTTGGCGCTGACGGGTGAGCAGACGCCACGAGAGGCGCTGAAGCGTGCGCAGCGGATCGCGACCAGTTCCTGA